One segment of Platichthys flesus chromosome 15, fPlaFle2.1, whole genome shotgun sequence DNA contains the following:
- the LOC133969860 gene encoding odorant receptor 131-2-like, whose amino-acid sequence MNDTTEVTQLKPLKAVISMLPCLFFLCLNGVMLFALLRKPLLLESPRYILFAHLLLSDSLQLVITMLLYIAAATMFKMINYVCVIITTIANIAIKISPLNLAVMSLERYVAVCFPLRHVNIATTRRTGSAIAVIWIVASLDSVTHVLVWVSHQNKDFTVPSLCYRNSVVMTKTSTLMMSFTIIYFVLVGMVIIYTYIAIMITVKSASSCNGNPSKAQRTVLLHLLQFCLCLSSTLFGMMNRLLIINRKVDINVQYGLFLGLIIFPKCLSPLIYGLRDHTFRHIFIYYFTFWLKSNVRPVTKT is encoded by the coding sequence ATGAACGACACCACAGAAGTCACCCAGCTGAAACCTTTGAAAGCCGTTATCTCAATGCTGCCATGTCTTTTCTTCCTGTGCCTAAATGGAGTCATGCTCTTTGCCTTGCTGAGGAAGCCTCTCTTGCTCGAGTCCCCTCGCTACATCCTGTTTGCtcacctgctgctctctgactctctgcagCTTGTGATCACGATGCTGCTGTACATCGCTGCTGCGACCATGTTCAAAATGAtcaattatgtgtgtgttattatcaCAACAATTGCAAACATCGCTATAAAAATATCGCCCCTCAATCTTGCAGTGATGTCTTTGGAGAGGTATGTTGCCGTCTGTTTTCCACTGAGACATGTAAATATTGCAACCACCAGAAGGACAGGCAGTGCCATTGCTGTGATATGGATAGTGGCCTCTTTGGACTCAGTCACCCATGTTCTCGTTTGGGTCAGCCACCAGAACAAAGACTTCACTGTGCCAAGCTTGTGTTACAGGAACAGTGTCGTCATGACAAAGACTTCTACTTTAATGATGTCCTTCaccatcatttattttgtactgGTGGGCATGGTTATAATTTATACATACATTGCTATCATGATAACTGTGAAGTCAGCCTCCTCCTGTAATGGTAATCCTAGCAAGGCCCAAAGGACAGTGCTGCTGCATCTGCTTCAgttttgtctgtgtctctcctctacTCTGTTTGGCATGATGAACAGACTGTTGATCATTAACCGTAAAGTGGACATTAATGTTCAGTACGGCCTCTTTTTGGGTCTCATCATTTTCCCAAAGTGTTTGAGTCCGCTCATATATGGCCTCAGAGATCACACCTTCAGACACATCTTCATATATTATTTCACCTTCTGGCTCAAAAGCAATGTGAGGCCAGTTACCAAAACCTGA